In Serratia sp. FDAARGOS_506, a genomic segment contains:
- a CDS encoding amidohydrolase, producing MSTLKITLLQQPLVWRDGPANLAAFDALLAPIVGRDLIVLPEMFTTGFAMDAGESALPEQQVIDWLHGWAVKSHALIGGSVALKTDEGAVNRFLLVEPGGQVHAYDKRHLFRMAGEHLHYQAGNRREIFEWRGWRILPQICYDLRFPVWARYQQDYDLALYVANWPAPRSRHWQTLLAARAIENQVYVAGCNRVGDDPNGLSYSGDSLIISPQGEILADAEPGAATRLEAELSLETLQSYRSAFPAWRDADSFLRLD from the coding sequence ATGTCGACTTTAAAAATTACCCTGTTGCAGCAACCGCTGGTCTGGCGCGACGGCCCCGCCAACCTGGCGGCTTTCGATGCGTTGCTGGCGCCGATCGTCGGCCGAGATCTCATCGTCTTGCCGGAGATGTTCACCACCGGTTTCGCCATGGATGCCGGCGAGAGCGCCCTGCCAGAACAGCAGGTGATCGACTGGCTGCACGGTTGGGCGGTGAAAAGCCACGCGTTAATCGGCGGCAGCGTGGCGCTGAAAACTGACGAGGGCGCGGTCAACCGTTTCCTGTTGGTGGAGCCGGGTGGCCAGGTGCACGCCTATGACAAACGTCACCTGTTCCGCATGGCCGGCGAACACCTGCACTACCAGGCCGGCAACCGGCGTGAAATCTTCGAGTGGCGCGGCTGGCGCATCCTGCCGCAGATCTGCTACGACCTGCGTTTCCCGGTCTGGGCGCGCTATCAGCAGGATTACGATCTGGCACTGTACGTCGCCAACTGGCCGGCGCCGCGTAGCCGCCATTGGCAAACGCTGCTGGCGGCGCGGGCGATTGAAAATCAGGTGTATGTGGCGGGCTGCAACCGGGTGGGCGACGATCCCAACGGCCTGAGCTACAGCGGGGATAGTTTAATCATCAGCCCACAGGGCGAGATCCTGGCGGATGCGGAGCCCGGCGCGGCCACGCGGCTGGAGGCCGAGCTGTCGCTGGAAACCCTGCAGAGTTACCGCAGCGCCTTCCCGGCCTGGCGCGACGCCGACAGCTTTCTGCGTTTAGACTGA
- a CDS encoding pyridoxal phosphate-dependent aminotransferase: MSTSALIPESKLPSLGTTIFTQMSALAQQHQAINLSQGFPDFDGPDYLKERLAWHVAQGANQYAPMTGVAPLREAIADKTAELYGWQPDATAEVTVTAGATEALFAAISALVRPGDEVVCFDPSYDSYAPAVTLAGGVLKRIALQPPVFAVDWPGFAAALSPRTRLVIVNTPHNPSATAWQAEDMQQLWHAIAEREIYVLSDEVYEHICFAKGGHASVLAHPQLRQRAIAVSSFGKTFHMTGWKVGYCVAPAALSAEVRKVHQYLTFSVNTPAQLALADSLRAEPDHWRQLPAFYRAKRDRFVQALASSRLEILPCAGTYFLLADYSAISDLDDVAFCHWLTEHVGVAAIPLSVFCADPFPHKLIRLCFAKQDATLDAAAERLCRL, translated from the coding sequence ATGAGCACTTCCGCATTGATTCCCGAAAGTAAACTGCCCTCATTGGGCACTACCATCTTTACTCAGATGAGCGCACTGGCGCAGCAGCACCAGGCGATCAACCTGTCGCAGGGCTTCCCCGACTTCGACGGCCCGGACTATCTGAAAGAACGTCTGGCCTGGCACGTCGCCCAGGGCGCCAACCAATATGCGCCGATGACCGGCGTGGCGCCGCTGCGCGAAGCCATCGCCGACAAAACCGCCGAACTGTATGGCTGGCAGCCGGACGCCACCGCCGAAGTGACCGTCACCGCCGGCGCCACCGAAGCGCTGTTCGCCGCCATCAGCGCGCTGGTGCGCCCTGGCGATGAGGTGGTCTGTTTCGATCCCAGCTACGACAGCTATGCGCCGGCGGTCACATTGGCCGGCGGCGTACTCAAACGCATCGCCCTGCAGCCGCCCGTGTTTGCCGTGGATTGGCCAGGGTTCGCCGCCGCGCTGTCGCCACGCACTCGCCTGGTCATTGTCAACACGCCGCACAACCCATCCGCCACCGCCTGGCAGGCGGAAGACATGCAACAGCTGTGGCACGCTATCGCCGAACGCGAAATCTACGTGCTCAGCGACGAGGTTTACGAACACATCTGCTTCGCCAAAGGCGGCCACGCCAGCGTGCTGGCCCACCCACAGCTGCGACAGCGCGCGATCGCGGTGTCCTCTTTCGGCAAAACCTTCCACATGACCGGCTGGAAAGTGGGTTATTGCGTGGCCCCCGCCGCGCTGAGCGCCGAGGTGCGTAAGGTGCATCAATACCTGACCTTTTCGGTCAATACCCCGGCCCAGTTGGCGCTGGCGGATAGCCTGCGCGCCGAGCCCGATCACTGGCGACAGCTGCCGGCGTTCTATCGCGCCAAACGCGACCGCTTTGTACAGGCGCTGGCGAGCAGCCGACTGGAAATTTTACCCTGCGCGGGTACATACTTCTTGCTGGCGGACTACAGCGCCATCTCCGATCTGGACGATGTAGCGTTCTGCCATTGGTTAACCGAGCACGTGGGCGTGGCGGCCATTCCGCTGTCGGTCTTCTGTGCCGATCCTTTCCCCCATAAATTGATCCGGCTGTGCTTCGCTAAACAGGACGCCACACTGGATGCAGCTGCGGAGCGGTTATGTCGACTTTAA
- a CDS encoding acireductone dioxygenase produces MSGLTIFSDTAPQQPLWQSRDAQEIQRQLAQIGVRFERWQADRELGDNPQPEAVIAAYQHEIDRLVAEKGYQSWDVISMRPDHEQRQALREKFLSEHTHGEDEVRFFVEGAGLFCLHLDGKIFQILCEKNDLISVPANTRHWFDMGSAPHFTAIRVFDNPEGWVAHFTGDTIADSYPRLD; encoded by the coding sequence ATGAGTGGATTGACCATTTTCAGCGACACAGCGCCGCAGCAACCGCTGTGGCAGAGCCGCGATGCGCAGGAGATCCAGCGGCAATTGGCACAGATCGGCGTGCGTTTTGAGCGCTGGCAAGCGGATCGCGAGCTGGGCGACAACCCGCAGCCAGAGGCGGTGATCGCCGCCTACCAGCATGAGATAGACCGGCTGGTGGCAGAAAAGGGTTACCAGAGCTGGGACGTGATCAGCATGCGGCCGGACCATGAGCAGCGCCAGGCGCTGCGTGAAAAATTCCTGTCCGAACATACGCACGGTGAAGATGAAGTGCGCTTTTTCGTCGAAGGCGCAGGGCTGTTTTGCCTGCATCTGGACGGCAAGATCTTCCAGATCCTGTGTGAAAAGAACGATCTGATCTCGGTGCCGGCCAACACCCGGCACTGGTTCGATATGGGATCGGCGCCCCATTTCACCGCGATCCGGGTGTTCGACAATCCAGAAGGCTGGGTGGCGCATTTTACCGGCGACACGATCGCCGATAGCTACCCGCGTCTGGACTGA
- the mtnK gene encoding S-methyl-5-thioribose kinase, with product MSLYRTFTAADAVEYARQYGQVADPQALVSADEIGDGNLNLVFKIRDREGVSRVIVKQALPYVRCVGESWPLTLDRARIEAETLLVHGGFCPRHTVKVLHHDPELAVMVQEDLSDHRIWRSELVQGNYHPLAAGQLAEYLAQTLFHTSDFYQSAQQKKAEVSRFTNPELCQITEDLFFTDPYIDHERNQFEAALLPQVQALREDAPLKLAVAGLKHRFLSKAEALLHGDIHSGSIFVAEGRLKAIDAEFGFYGPIGFDVGTVLGNLLLNYCGLPGLFGPRDAAAGREQRLQDVRELWLIFADRFLALCHQQSRDAALATPGYAEQFLQQVWADAVGYCGAELIRRTIGLAHVADLDSIADADMRLGCQRHALGLGRMLIVNAPQIEHIDALLARIRQQG from the coding sequence ATGTCGCTTTATCGTACGTTTACGGCTGCCGATGCCGTTGAATACGCCCGCCAATACGGGCAGGTGGCCGATCCGCAGGCGCTGGTGAGCGCCGACGAGATCGGCGACGGCAACCTGAACCTGGTGTTCAAGATCCGCGATCGCGAAGGCGTGAGCCGGGTGATCGTCAAACAGGCGTTGCCCTATGTGCGCTGCGTGGGCGAATCCTGGCCGTTGACGCTGGATCGGGCGCGCATCGAAGCGGAAACGCTGCTGGTACACGGCGGCTTCTGTCCACGGCATACGGTAAAAGTTTTGCATCACGATCCCGAATTGGCGGTGATGGTGCAGGAAGATCTCTCCGACCATCGCATTTGGCGCAGTGAGCTGGTGCAGGGCAACTATCACCCGCTGGCGGCCGGGCAACTGGCGGAATACCTGGCGCAGACGCTGTTCCACACCTCCGACTTTTATCAGTCGGCGCAGCAGAAGAAGGCGGAGGTCAGCCGCTTTACCAACCCCGAGCTATGCCAGATCACCGAAGATCTGTTCTTTACCGATCCCTACATCGACCATGAGCGCAATCAGTTCGAGGCGGCGTTATTGCCGCAGGTGCAGGCGCTGCGCGAGGATGCACCGTTGAAGTTGGCGGTCGCCGGCCTGAAACATCGTTTCCTCAGCAAGGCGGAGGCGCTGTTGCACGGGGATATCCACAGCGGTTCGATCTTTGTGGCGGAAGGGCGGTTGAAAGCGATCGATGCTGAATTCGGCTTCTATGGCCCAATCGGTTTCGATGTCGGCACTGTATTAGGCAACCTGCTGCTCAACTACTGCGGTTTGCCGGGGCTGTTCGGGCCGCGCGACGCTGCCGCCGGGCGCGAACAGCGGCTGCAGGATGTGCGTGAGCTGTGGCTGATTTTCGCTGACCGTTTCCTGGCGTTGTGCCATCAGCAAAGTCGGGATGCAGCGCTGGCGACGCCGGGTTACGCCGAGCAGTTCCTGCAACAGGTCTGGGCCGATGCGGTAGGGTATTGCGGTGCCGAACTGATTCGGCGCACCATCGGCCTGGCGCACGTCGCCGATCTTGACAGCATCGCCGATGCTGACATGCGCCTCGGCTGTCAGCGCCATGCGCTGGGATTGGGGCGCATGCTGATCGTAAATGCGCCGCAGATCGAGCATATCGACGCGCTGTTGGCGCGCATTCGTCAACAAGGTTGA
- a CDS encoding urease subunit beta, whose protein sequence is MKKHDQEKHVPPGGYILSESPITFNEDRESIILTVRNTGDRPIQVGSHFHFFEANKALQFDRAAAFGKRLNITATTAIRFEPGDEIDVALIAIGGKQTVYGFNNLVDGWAGDSPVAAGERVKKTIDVKRAIELGYKNLDQAPTKTSKE, encoded by the coding sequence ATGAAAAAGCATGACCAAGAAAAGCACGTGCCGCCTGGCGGCTATATCCTGTCCGAAAGCCCCATCACCTTCAATGAAGATCGCGAAAGCATTATTCTAACGGTGCGTAATACCGGCGACAGACCTATTCAGGTTGGCTCGCACTTTCATTTCTTTGAAGCCAATAAAGCATTGCAATTCGATCGCGCCGCTGCCTTCGGCAAGCGCTTGAATATCACTGCCACGACGGCGATCCGTTTTGAACCCGGTGATGAGATTGATGTGGCGCTTATTGCCATCGGCGGCAAACAAACGGTTTACGGATTTAATAATCTGGTGGACGGTTGGGCGGGTGACAGCCCGGTTGCGGCCGGTGAAAGAGTAAAGAAAACGATAGATGTAAAGCGAGCTATTGAGCTGGGTTATAAAAACCTCGATCAGGCGCCGACGAAGACGAGCAAGGAATAA
- a CDS encoding urease subunit alpha: MPTLSRQEYAGLFGPTTGDKIRLGDTQLFIEIEKDLRGYGEESVYGGGKSLRDGMGADNRLTSDNVLDLVITNVTILDARQGVIKADVGIKNGLIAGIGKSGNPAMMNGVTPGMVVGVSTDAISGEHLILTAAGIDTHIHFISPQQAAHALSNGVTTFFGGGVGPTDGSNGTTVTAGPWHIHRMLRAFETMPVNVGMLGKGHASHAAPLVEQIAAGVAGLKVHEDWGATNSALRHALRVADDMDIQVAVHTDSLNEGGYVEDTIDAFEGRTIHTFHTEGAGGGHSPDIIKVAAQMNVLPSSTNPTLPFGINSQAELFDMIMVCHNLNPNVPADVAFSESRVRPETIAAENVLHDMGVLSMFSSDSQAMGRVGENWLRVMQTAHAMKVARGKLPEDAAEHDNFRVLRYVAKITINPAIAQGISHVLGSVEVGKMADLVLWEPRFFGAKPKLVIKGGMINWAVMGDPNASLPTPQPTFYRPMFGAMGKSLQETCVTFVSGAALHDGIKEKLGLERQVMAVHNCRAISKQDMVRNAETPHIEVDPETFAVKVNGEHATVKPIATAVLNQRYFFS, encoded by the coding sequence ATGCCAACCCTCTCCAGGCAAGAATATGCCGGGCTGTTCGGCCCGACTACCGGCGATAAAATTCGTTTGGGCGATACGCAACTGTTTATTGAAATAGAAAAAGACCTGCGCGGCTACGGCGAGGAATCGGTCTACGGCGGCGGTAAGTCGCTGCGTGACGGCATGGGCGCCGACAACCGATTAACCAGCGATAACGTGTTGGATCTGGTGATTACCAACGTAACGATTTTGGACGCCCGGCAAGGAGTGATCAAGGCGGACGTCGGCATCAAAAACGGCCTGATCGCCGGCATTGGCAAAAGCGGCAACCCGGCGATGATGAACGGCGTCACGCCCGGCATGGTGGTGGGCGTCAGCACCGACGCCATCTCGGGCGAGCACCTGATCCTGACCGCCGCCGGCATCGATACGCACATTCACTTCATTTCACCGCAGCAGGCGGCGCACGCGCTCTCCAACGGCGTGACGACATTCTTCGGCGGCGGCGTCGGGCCGACCGACGGCTCCAACGGCACCACCGTGACCGCCGGGCCCTGGCACATCCACCGTATGCTGCGCGCCTTCGAGACTATGCCGGTCAATGTGGGGATGCTCGGCAAGGGGCACGCTTCGCACGCTGCGCCGCTGGTCGAACAAATCGCCGCCGGCGTGGCCGGGCTGAAAGTGCATGAGGACTGGGGCGCCACCAACTCCGCGCTGCGCCACGCGCTGCGCGTGGCCGACGACATGGATATTCAGGTGGCGGTGCACACCGACAGCCTGAATGAAGGCGGCTACGTCGAGGACACCATCGACGCCTTTGAAGGGCGCACCATCCACACCTTCCACACCGAAGGCGCCGGCGGCGGGCACTCGCCGGATATCATCAAGGTCGCCGCGCAGATGAACGTGTTGCCGAGCTCCACCAACCCCACGCTGCCGTTCGGCATCAACAGCCAGGCCGAATTGTTCGACATGATCATGGTGTGCCACAACCTCAATCCCAATGTGCCGGCCGACGTGGCGTTCTCCGAAAGCCGGGTGCGGCCGGAAACCATCGCGGCGGAAAACGTGCTGCACGACATGGGCGTGCTGTCGATGTTTTCCAGTGACTCCCAGGCGATGGGGCGGGTCGGCGAAAACTGGCTGCGGGTGATGCAGACGGCGCACGCGATGAAAGTCGCGCGCGGTAAGCTGCCGGAAGACGCTGCGGAGCACGACAACTTCCGCGTGTTGCGCTACGTGGCGAAGATCACCATCAATCCGGCGATTGCGCAGGGCATCAGCCACGTGCTGGGTTCGGTCGAGGTCGGCAAGATGGCCGATCTGGTGCTGTGGGAACCGCGCTTCTTCGGCGCCAAGCCGAAGCTGGTGATCAAGGGCGGGATGATCAACTGGGCGGTGATGGGCGATCCCAACGCGTCGTTGCCGACGCCGCAGCCCACGTTCTACCGCCCGATGTTCGGCGCCATGGGCAAATCGCTGCAGGAAACCTGCGTCACCTTCGTCTCCGGCGCCGCGTTGCACGATGGCATCAAAGAGAAGCTGGGGTTGGAGCGGCAGGTGATGGCGGTGCATAACTGCCGGGCGATCTCCAAGCAGGACATGGTGCGCAATGCGGAAACGCCGCACATCGAGGTGGATCCCGAAACCTTCGCGGTCAAGGTCAACGGCGAACACGCCACGGTGAAGCCGATCGCCACCGCCGTGCTTAATCAACGCTACTTCTTCAGCTAG
- a CDS encoding LysE family translocator has product MDMTTLLLYIVAVAAVTITPGPTMLLALNNGATKGKRVAACGIAGAALSDLLLIGAVGCGLGAILQASEQLFTLVKWAGAAYLFYLAYQLWRAPLGAPQAAQDTMPGARNGRAAFMRSLLVALSNPKGLLFFSAFLPQFIRPEDDVALQYVILALVTALIDIALMSLYALGGHHAMRILSGRALRWLNRTCAGLLAGLAVALSLYRRNASS; this is encoded by the coding sequence ATGGATATGACAACGCTCTTGCTCTATATCGTGGCCGTCGCGGCGGTCACCATCACGCCGGGCCCAACCATGCTGTTGGCACTCAATAACGGCGCCACCAAAGGCAAACGCGTCGCCGCCTGCGGCATTGCAGGCGCGGCGCTGTCCGACCTGCTGTTGATTGGCGCCGTCGGCTGTGGCCTGGGGGCGATATTGCAAGCTTCCGAACAGCTTTTCACGCTGGTCAAATGGGCCGGCGCCGCTTATTTATTCTATCTCGCCTATCAACTGTGGCGTGCGCCGCTTGGTGCCCCGCAGGCGGCGCAGGACACCATGCCCGGCGCCCGTAACGGCCGCGCTGCGTTTATGCGCTCGCTGTTGGTCGCACTTTCCAATCCCAAGGGGCTGCTGTTCTTTTCCGCCTTTCTGCCACAGTTCATTCGGCCAGAGGACGATGTGGCGCTGCAATACGTCATTCTCGCTCTGGTGACGGCCCTGATCGATATCGCCCTGATGAGCCTCTACGCGCTTGGTGGCCACCATGCCATGCGTATCTTGTCCGGCCGCGCTCTGCGCTGGCTTAACCGGACCTGCGCCGGGCTGCTGGCCGGATTGGCCGTCGCCCTGAGCCTCTATCGCCGCAACGCGTCGTCTTAG
- the mtnA gene encoding S-methyl-5-thioribose-1-phosphate isomerase, which produces MQALNTTSLTLQDNRLWILDQQALPQEKRWRACDSVEELVGHIHSLRVRGAPLIGLSASLLLALLAERGLPRDKLEQALHTLRAARPTAVNLMNNLDRMKLALAEPDWAPAMVNEALRLVEEDRRLCDRIAAHGAEWVKPGSRLLTHCNTGGLATAGIGTAIGVLLRAHQQGKVQQVWVDETRPLLQGGRLTAWELGELGIPYRLICDSMAASLMAQGQVDAVWVGADRIAANGDVANKIGTYSLAVLAHYHGIPFYVAAPHTTHDPHCPDGAAIPIEQRAAAEVTGVSGSFGACQWAPNDAPVYNPAFDVTPAKLISGWVFDSGVITPQQVEAGIFRRALG; this is translated from the coding sequence ATGCAAGCGCTTAACACCACCAGTTTGACCCTGCAGGACAACCGCCTTTGGATCCTCGATCAGCAAGCCCTGCCGCAGGAAAAGCGGTGGCGCGCCTGCGACAGCGTGGAGGAGTTGGTCGGGCACATTCACAGCCTGCGGGTGCGCGGCGCGCCGCTGATCGGGCTGTCCGCCAGCCTGCTGTTGGCGCTGCTCGCGGAACGCGGTTTGCCGCGTGACAAGCTGGAACAAGCGCTGCACACGCTGCGCGCCGCCCGCCCGACGGCGGTCAACCTGATGAACAATCTGGATCGCATGAAGCTGGCGCTGGCGGAGCCTGACTGGGCGCCGGCGATGGTGAACGAAGCGCTGCGGCTGGTGGAAGAAGATCGCCGGCTGTGCGATCGCATTGCCGCTCACGGTGCGGAGTGGGTCAAGCCCGGCAGCCGCCTGCTGACCCACTGCAATACCGGCGGGCTGGCCACCGCCGGCATCGGCACCGCCATCGGCGTGCTGCTGCGCGCCCACCAGCAGGGCAAGGTGCAGCAGGTGTGGGTCGATGAAACTCGGCCGCTGCTGCAGGGTGGCCGCCTGACCGCCTGGGAACTGGGCGAGTTGGGCATTCCCTATCGCCTGATCTGCGACTCTATGGCCGCCAGCCTGATGGCGCAGGGCCAGGTCGATGCGGTGTGGGTCGGCGCGGATCGCATCGCCGCCAACGGTGACGTTGCCAACAAAATCGGCACCTACAGCCTGGCGGTGCTGGCGCACTATCACGGCATCCCGTTCTACGTGGCCGCCCCGCATACCACCCACGATCCACACTGCCCGGACGGCGCAGCCATTCCGATCGAGCAGCGCGCGGCGGCCGAAGTCACCGGCGTTTCAGGCAGCTTCGGCGCCTGCCAGTGGGCACCGAACGATGCACCGGTCTACAATCCGGCGTTCGACGTCACGCCGGCCAAGCTCATCAGCGGATGGGTATTCGACAGCGGCGTGATTACGCCGCAGCAGGTTGAAGCCGGGATTTTCCGGCGGGCGTTGGGCTAA
- the mtnC gene encoding acireductone synthase, whose protein sequence is MIRAIVTDIEGTTSDIRFVHQVLFPYARERLADFVRRHAAESEVAAPLAALRAEIGQPQAELDALIAVLYRFMDEDRKSTALKALQGIIWRSGYREGDFRGHLYPEVAGQLAAWQRQGVKLYVYSSGSVEAQKLLFGHSDAGDLQPLFSGYFDTHVGAKRETASYRNIAEAIGIAPDELLFLSDIHQELDAAQAAGWHTCQLIRDEPDAQSRHPQVNRFDRIDLGEFVS, encoded by the coding sequence ATGATCCGCGCTATCGTGACCGACATTGAAGGCACCACCAGCGATATTCGCTTTGTGCATCAGGTACTGTTTCCTTACGCCCGCGAACGGCTGGCGGATTTTGTGCGCCGCCATGCCGCTGAGAGCGAAGTCGCCGCACCGCTGGCGGCGCTGCGCGCTGAAATTGGCCAGCCACAGGCGGAACTCGACGCGCTGATCGCCGTGCTGTACCGCTTTATGGATGAAGATCGCAAATCCACCGCGCTCAAGGCGCTGCAGGGCATCATTTGGCGCAGTGGTTACCGCGAAGGGGATTTCCGCGGGCATCTTTACCCGGAAGTCGCGGGGCAGTTGGCCGCCTGGCAGCGGCAGGGAGTGAAGCTCTACGTCTATTCCTCCGGTTCGGTGGAGGCGCAGAAGCTGCTGTTCGGCCACAGCGACGCGGGCGATCTGCAGCCGCTGTTCAGCGGCTATTTCGATACGCACGTTGGCGCCAAACGTGAAACCGCGTCGTACCGCAACATTGCAGAGGCTATCGGCATCGCGCCCGATGAGCTGCTGTTTTTGTCCGACATCCACCAGGAGCTGGATGCGGCGCAGGCCGCCGGCTGGCATACCTGCCAGCTGATCCGCGATGAGCCGGACGCGCAGAGCCGGCATCCGCAGGTTAACCGTTTTGATCGTATCGATTTAGGGGAGTTCGTCTCATGA
- a CDS encoding urease accessory protein UreF, which produces MNAIQLIRILQFADSVLPVGAFAFSNGVESAIQAGIVRDADTLQSFTRTALQQAAGGDGRAVAAACRALQAGDREAVIGHDWALFNRKLNEEGRNMVVRMGKKLAEMAAAICDEPLVAWWLEQIKTGRAAGTYPVTQAVVMTALGAGPREVAVMHQYGVAMTILSAAMRLMRVTHIDTQRILFQLNRDIDVFCDEAERGGVEQMASYAPVTDVLAALHVGAFTRLFSN; this is translated from the coding sequence ATGAACGCCATCCAGTTGATTCGCATCCTGCAGTTTGCCGACTCGGTGCTGCCGGTGGGGGCGTTCGCCTTTTCCAATGGCGTCGAGTCGGCGATCCAGGCCGGCATCGTGCGCGATGCCGACACGCTGCAATCGTTCACCCGCACCGCCTTGCAACAGGCGGCGGGCGGCGACGGCCGAGCGGTGGCGGCGGCCTGTCGGGCGCTGCAGGCCGGCGATCGCGAGGCGGTGATTGGGCATGACTGGGCGCTGTTCAACCGCAAGCTGAACGAAGAGGGCCGCAACATGGTGGTGCGGATGGGAAAAAAGCTGGCGGAAATGGCAGCGGCCATCTGCGACGAACCCTTGGTGGCCTGGTGGCTTGAACAGATCAAAACCGGTCGCGCCGCCGGCACCTATCCGGTGACGCAGGCGGTGGTGATGACGGCGCTGGGCGCCGGCCCGCGCGAGGTGGCGGTGATGCATCAGTACGGTGTGGCGATGACCATTCTCAGCGCCGCCATGCGCCTGATGCGCGTCACCCATATCGACACCCAACGCATCCTGTTTCAACTCAACCGGGACATCGATGTTTTTTGCGACGAAGCCGAACGCGGCGGCGTTGAACAAATGGCCTCTTACGCGCCAGTGACCGATGTCCTGGCCGCACTGCACGTCGGCGCGTTTACCCGACTGTTCAGCAACTGA
- the ureE gene encoding urease accessory protein UreE (involved in the assembly of the urease metallocenter; possible nickel donor) yields the protein MIVIEKILGNIKRDADWRERLQHASLDVLALSQWEAQKSRCRKTTRDGQDLGISLDRHQVLADGDVLLWDEANRSAVVVQMNLRDVMVIHLESLLATDMATVLKTAFELGHALGNQHWKSVIKGNRIFIPLTVATKVMDSVMKTHGFHALPYSFVKGESILPHLTQPEARLLFGGAEDSATHVHVDSPFLGQHVIKLK from the coding sequence ATGATCGTGATTGAAAAGATACTCGGCAATATCAAACGGGATGCCGACTGGCGCGAGCGCTTGCAACACGCCTCTCTGGACGTGCTGGCGCTTTCGCAGTGGGAGGCGCAGAAAAGTCGCTGCCGCAAGACCACTCGCGACGGCCAGGATCTCGGCATCTCCCTCGATCGTCATCAGGTGCTGGCCGACGGCGACGTGTTGCTCTGGGACGAAGCGAACCGCAGCGCGGTAGTGGTGCAGATGAACCTGCGCGACGTGATGGTAATTCATCTTGAGTCGCTGTTGGCGACCGATATGGCGACGGTGTTGAAGACCGCGTTCGAACTGGGGCATGCGCTGGGCAACCAGCACTGGAAATCGGTCATCAAAGGGAATCGCATCTTTATTCCGCTGACGGTGGCGACCAAGGTGATGGATTCGGTGATGAAAACCCACGGTTTCCATGCGTTGCCTTATTCGTTCGTGAAGGGCGAAAGCATTTTGCCGCATTTGACCCAGCCCGAAGCGCGCCTGCTGTTCGGTGGCGCGGAGGATTCCGCCACTCATGTGCATGTCGACAGCCCCTTCCTCGGTCAGCATGTGATCAAACTGAAATGA
- a CDS encoding methylthioribulose 1-phosphate dehydratase, which translates to MTENPQLTALLAACHWIGDKGWCPATGGNMSLRLDERQCLVTESGKDKGSLSATDFLRVDIADNHVPSGRTPSAETGLHTLLYRLSAHIGAVLHTHSVNATVLSRVERGDALMLQGYEMQKSLAGQRSHLDSVAIPIFDNDQDIPRLAARVAAYAEGTPLQYGFLVRGHGLYCWGSQVAEARRHLEGLEFLFQCELQRRLLEAK; encoded by the coding sequence ATGACGGAGAATCCGCAACTTACCGCATTGCTGGCGGCCTGCCACTGGATTGGCGACAAAGGCTGGTGCCCGGCGACCGGCGGCAACATGTCGCTGCGCCTGGACGAACGTCAGTGCCTGGTCACCGAGTCCGGCAAAGACAAGGGTAGCCTCAGCGCCACCGATTTTCTGCGGGTGGATATCGCCGACAATCATGTGCCGAGCGGCCGCACGCCGTCGGCGGAGACCGGATTGCACACGCTGCTCTACCGCCTGTCTGCGCATATCGGCGCGGTGCTGCATACCCATTCCGTCAACGCTACCGTCCTGTCGCGGGTGGAGCGCGGCGATGCGCTGATGCTGCAGGGGTACGAAATGCAAAAGTCGCTGGCCGGCCAGCGCAGCCACCTGGACAGCGTGGCGATCCCCATTTTTGACAACGATCAGGATATCCCTCGGCTGGCGGCGCGCGTGGCGGCCTATGCCGAGGGCACGCCGCTGCAATACGGCTTTCTGGTCCGCGGCCACGGCCTGTATTGCTGGGGGAGCCAGGTGGCGGAAGCCCGCCGCCATCTCGAAGGGCTGGAATTTCTATTCCAGTGTGAACTGCAACGCCGCTTACTGGAGGCGAAATGA
- a CDS encoding urease subunit gamma: MQLTPREIEKLMVYTLADVALKRKSRGIKLNYPEAVAIITTAALEGAREGKTLEEVMSDTRQVLSRDDVMDGVADLIPHVQVEAIFSDGSRLVTVHDPIQ; the protein is encoded by the coding sequence ATGCAATTAACGCCAAGAGAAATTGAAAAGTTGATGGTCTATACCCTGGCCGACGTCGCATTAAAGCGAAAGTCCAGAGGGATTAAGCTGAATTATCCCGAGGCGGTGGCGATTATCACCACCGCAGCGCTGGAAGGCGCCCGCGAGGGAAAAACGCTGGAAGAAGTCATGAGCGACACGCGGCAGGTGTTGAGCCGCGATGATGTGATGGATGGCGTGGCGGATCTGATCCCGCATGTGCAGGTCGAAGCGATATTCAGCGACGGCAGCCGCCTGGTGACGGTGCACGATCCGATTCAATAA